The region CCAACCACGAATTTATTGCGGATGAACAGGTAATTTACAACAATAAAAACATCAGAAATTATCAGGAGCTTATCCTAAAAGAAATTCTTAAACAACAGGATTTGAACCTGATTCACCAATTTAATTTTAACAACACCAAAAAACGATTTATTATGATGACAAGTAAAAATTCAAAATTTGCAAAAGCAAAAAAGTATCTCACAATTCCAGCATTTACTGCTTTGACATTAATTTTTGCAGAAAAGGCTTATGCTAATAATATGCCCGAAACAGAAAACAAGAATTCAAATTCATTGCAAAGTGCTTACAATACGACAAAATCTTACCATGCTCAGAAAGATCCAGATTTTAAAGTACAGCAAGAAGGACTTCCCAATGACTTGAAGACAGATACTACTCCTAAAAAGACAAAAGTAACTGCAAAACTCCAGGAAATTAAAAACACAAATGGTGATAATACTGTAACAGATTTAGCCATCGCGCCTCCTACAGCTCCTATTGAAAATTTCGTGCAGGCAGAATTTCCGGGAGGCAATCATGAACTGAGAAAGCAATTTGGCAATGCCTTTAACTCCTCAGTTTTCGGAAAAGATGAAAGGGGTAATATGAAAGCGGATATCTATGTCTCGATAGATGAAAATGGCAAAACCACAAATATAAAAGCAGACGGAAACACATCAACTCTCAACAATGAGGCTGTTCGCACGATGAAAGAAGTTGTCAGCAATAAAACATGGAAGCCTGCGACAGAGAATGGGAATCCTATTCCATCAACTTTTAGGTTACCCATTTCATTTAACATACAATAAATACAAATGACGATTAAAAACCGTTCTGAAGTTTCAGAACGGTTTTATTTTGTAATTTTGTTAGATGCAATTCAAACTTCAGTCAGAATATCAGCCAACCGGAGATCAGCCCAAAGCGATCGAAAAACTTACCCATGGAATAGAAATCGGTGAGAAATATCAAACATTGCTAGGAGTAACCGGATCCGGGAAAACGTTTACCATTGCCAATGTTGTGAACAATGTTCAAAGGCCAACCTTGGTTTTGGCGCATAATAAAACTTTGGCGGCTCAGCTTTTTATGGAGTTCAAAGAATTTTTCCCTGAAAATGCTGTCGAATATTTTGTAAGTTATTACGATTATTATCAGCCTGAAGCCTATATTGCCAGCTCCGGAACTTATATTGAAAAAGATTTAAGTATTAATGAAGAAGTAGAAAAACTTCGTCTCTCTGCAACCGCGAGTTTACTTTCCGGAAGAAGAGACGTTTTGATTGTTGCTTCAGTTTCCTGTATTTATGGTATCGGAAACCCGAATGAATTTCATAAATCACTCATTTCTCTTGAATTGGGGGAGAAAACAACCAGAACCGCTTTACTCCACTCATTGGTTAGTGCATTATATGCGAGAACCTTAAATGAATTTCAAAGAGGAACATTTCGCGTAAAAGGAGATGTGATTGATGTTTTCCCTGCTTATGCAGACAACGCTATCAGAATTCAGTTTTTTGGGGATGAGATTGAAAAGATTCAGAGCTTTGATCCTGTTTCAGGGAATGTAACATCCAATTTTGAACAGATCCAAATTTATCCTGCCAATTTATTCGTGACTTCTAAGGAAACATTGAACGGAGCAATTCGCGATATTCAAGACGATCTGGTAAAGCAGGTTGATTTCTTTAATTCTGTTGAAAAACCTCTGGAAGCCAAAAGATTACAGGAAAGAACCGAACTTGATTTAGAAATGATTAAAGAGCTAGGTTATTGCTCAGGAATTGAAAATTATTCAAGATATCTGGATGGAAGAGAGCCAGGAACAAGACCTTTCTGCCTGATTGATTATTTCCCGAAGGATTTCTTAATGGTGATTGACGAGAGCCATGTTACCGTTCCACAGGTTCACGCGATGTACGGAGGCGACCGAAGCAGAAAAGAATCTTTGGTGGAATATGGTTTCAGACTTCCGGCTGCAATGGATAACCGACCATTAAAATTCCAGGAGTTTGAAGGTATGCAAAATCAGGTTATCTATGTTTCTGCAACACCTGCTGATTATGAGCTTGAAAAAACGGGAGGAGAATATATTGAGCAGATTATCCGACCAACCGGACTTTTAGACCCTATTATCGAAGTAAGACCTTCCTTAAACCAAATTGATGATTTAATGGAGGAAATCCAGAAAAGAGCAGATGCTGATGAAAGAGTTTTAGTGACTACTTTAACGAAGAA is a window of Candidatus Chryseobacterium colombiense DNA encoding:
- a CDS encoding M56 family metallopeptidase is translated as METTILKIIICSGILLGFYYLFLAKERTFVFNRFFLIFALVFSYAVPFIIIPTQQKAPEEKILFGDEKILQTVSYSQIPVSEQTFDYASLILPVYLLISGILLCKLLFSIYKIKSLKGSKVIYRNRAIKVLENNIPPFSFMNTIYISKDYFKDGNIENNIFLHEEIHVKQKHTADVLFTEILKILLWFNPFVYFYKKAMVTNHEFIADEQVIYNNKNIRNYQELILKEILKQQDLNLIHQFNFNNTKKRFIMMTSKNSKFAKAKKYLTIPAFTALTLIFAEKAYANNMPETENKNSNSLQSAYNTTKSYHAQKDPDFKVQQEGLPNDLKTDTTPKKTKVTAKLQEIKNTNGDNTVTDLAIAPPTAPIENFVQAEFPGGNHELRKQFGNAFNSSVFGKDERGNMKADIYVSIDENGKTTNIKADGNTSTLNNEAVRTMKEVVSNKTWKPATENGNPIPSTFRLPISFNIQ
- the uvrB gene encoding excinuclease ABC subunit UvrB, producing the protein MQFKLQSEYQPTGDQPKAIEKLTHGIEIGEKYQTLLGVTGSGKTFTIANVVNNVQRPTLVLAHNKTLAAQLFMEFKEFFPENAVEYFVSYYDYYQPEAYIASSGTYIEKDLSINEEVEKLRLSATASLLSGRRDVLIVASVSCIYGIGNPNEFHKSLISLELGEKTTRTALLHSLVSALYARTLNEFQRGTFRVKGDVIDVFPAYADNAIRIQFFGDEIEKIQSFDPVSGNVTSNFEQIQIYPANLFVTSKETLNGAIRDIQDDLVKQVDFFNSVEKPLEAKRLQERTELDLEMIKELGYCSGIENYSRYLDGREPGTRPFCLIDYFPKDFLMVIDESHVTVPQVHAMYGGDRSRKESLVEYGFRLPAAMDNRPLKFQEFEGMQNQVIYVSATPADYELEKTGGEYIEQIIRPTGLLDPIIEVRPSLNQIDDLMEEIQKRADADERVLVTTLTKKMAEELTKYFTKFGIRTRYIHSDVETLERIQIMQDLRLGVFDVLIGVNLLREGLDLPEVSLVAILDADKEGMLRSRRSMIQTVGRAARNINGKAIMYADKITKSMQATLDETEYRRAKQIQYNEEHGKVPEALNKKISDNLVGRSKDFPDEKYTQKEILQKVAETKASYTSEDVEKIITQKQKEMETAAKNLDFIKAAKLRDEIAALRD